The sequence GTACCTTGATCCTTCGTTCTTTCTCTCCTGTCAGGCACTTGGGACAGGGGCCCCTTCTCACCTACTTTACTCTGGCCTCACCACAGCGTGCAGATGGGAGGCATTTCCATTTCATAGGTGGGAGTCAGAGGCCCAGAGGACTGGAACACGTGCACAGCCGCACGCGACTTAGCCGAGCCTGTCTCCCCCGCAGAGGAcgggcaggggcgggggtggCGCGGGGGCTGCAGCAGATTCTGCTGCCCAGGACCTAGGAAATCTTTGGCAGGCACTTTACACCTCTGCGCgtcagtttcttcacttgtaagaCTAGGATGATTACTCCCGTCTCTCAAGGTTGCTGGGAGGACAAAATTTGGTAGATAATGCATGTGACCTGTGGGTTCTGGTCACAGAAGTGCTCAAACATTAATTCTAATTATcctgaccccctccccccaccgattGAATTGAGTGAAGGAGCAACACCTGACAGCATTCAAATCCAGCCACAGTTGGAAGTCACACCAGGGGTCCTGCTGTACCCCCACCCACCACCAAAAGCCCGATCCCCAAGGAGTGGGCACTCTCTCGTGAATTGCAAGGCTTTTATTGCTGGAATCTTCTAGTCAGACACCCGGACATGGCAGATTGCTCAGACTACTTAGTGATCAGGCAAGTGACTTCCTTGGGGCTCCTGGCAAGGATGGCTCCATTAACAAAAATCACTTGAGTATGTTTTCTCCTGCAAAGAGAAGGTCAGGGAACCCGGTGAGGCCTCAAGCAGTGAGAGAGACATCCAGCTGCACTGGACACTCACTGGACACTTCCTGGGGAGGGCCAGCAGGCTGGTTTGGAGGGTGGCCTCTGGAACTGAGCAGGTAAAGGTGGATTCCTCCCAACTTCCTGCACCACAAAAGAGTCCCGGGGTGTGCCTAGAAGCTTCCTccaacagaagagagagagtagGAGCAGTTGCCCTGGAGGGATGGGGGCAAGGCGGCGACAGAATGGAAAGAGGCTGCTGAGCAGGAACTGGCAGGGTTCAGATGCGCCTATGGGCACCTGGGAGTCTCCAGGAATGAGCTGACCCCAGTCTGCTTCCTCCATCTGCCCCTTGGCCCCTTGAGGCTGAAGCAGTGGTTTGTTCCCACCACCTCCTGgggcagcagagagaggatttTCTGTGATTCTCCACTTGGGGCATCCAGGtctggggagggcaggagtgTGGCTTTTGGATGCTGCCTCCTCTCCTGGCATGTGAGGCACAGAATGGCCTTCTGGGATCCAGACAACAAGGCAAAATGAGGGTCTTAGGGGGGATGGTGTAGGATGGTAGGTAAGGTAAAGAAACCAATGTTTGGAGAAGGCAAGGACCCGTGCTAGTGATTTGAAGATCTAGGCTCATGTGCTAGAGAGCCTGGAGTCAGGGAGGCCAGAGCTGAGGGCCTGACACCAAGCAGGTGGTGCCATGGAGACACGAGGGTCTGGAGGGTCCCAGGCTGGTGGCCCAGCAGAGCTGAGCAGTCAGAGCCAGCCCGAGAGCTCAAGGGCTAGACCAATCCTTCCCTGTCCAGTCCTTCCCTACTTGGTTGGTGTCTGCCCTatcctctccacctcctccttcatGAGGTTCTTTCCCTTCCCAGGTTCCCAGGGGAGGGTCATGGTGGAGAGGAGGATgagctcccccaccccacactgcCCTGAGAGGACCTCCAGACAGGCGCCAAAGGCACAGACACACAGCTCCACCCACCAGCACACTGAGGGTATTCTCCTTATCCTCGGCTGTCAATTTCTTGTCAATGCAGTTCTTCAGCTTTTCAGCATTGGCCAATATTACAGGATTGCTTTGGTACTGTGAAACTTTTTTAACATAGTCATCAGGGGTTCCTGTCAGGAATATATTAACATCTTCCTTCACGGCTGGGCAAATGTCACAATCTGGAAAACAAAGACAAGCTGACACTCCCTTGAAAGACATGCATCAGAACAtactcttcccttccccctcccaacatGCTCAGAACTGCCCTGGGAAAGCGTCGGAGCCCCTGGAGAACCCGTGCTCCCAGGCCCCTATTTCCCAGCTACCACCCAC comes from Equus asinus isolate D_3611 breed Donkey chromosome 26, EquAss-T2T_v2, whole genome shotgun sequence and encodes:
- the LOC106829201 gene encoding major allergen I polypeptide chain 1-like, producing the protein MKRAGALVLLWTTLLLIPGRNCDICPAVKEDVNIFLTGTPDDYVKKVSQYQSNPVILANAEKLKNCIDKKLTAEDKENTLSVLEKTYSSDFC